One Choloepus didactylus isolate mChoDid1 chromosome 8, mChoDid1.pri, whole genome shotgun sequence DNA window includes the following coding sequences:
- the LOC119543392 gene encoding matrix Gla protein, whose product MKSLLLLAVLAALAAAILCYESHESMESYEISPFLNRRNANIFISPQQRWRAQVQERVRERTKPSHEINREACDDFKLCERYAMMYGYNAAYNRYFRRRRGTK is encoded by the exons CTCGccgttctggcagccttagctgCGGCAATTTTGTGTTATG aatctCATGAAAGCATGGAATCCTATGAAatta gtCCTTTCCTTAACAGGAGAAATGCTAATATCTTCATATCACCACAGCAGAGATGGAGAGCTCAAGTCCAGGAGAG GGTCCGAGAACGCACCAAACCCTCCCACGAGATCAACCGAGAAGCCTGTGATGATTTCAAACTTTGCGAACGCTACGCCATGATGTATGGATACAATGCAGCCTACAATCGCTATTTCAGACGGCGCCGAGGGACCAAGTGA